The DNA sequence ATACTTAACCGAGTAAGGAGAAAGATGAACGCGTGTAAAAAAATTCAATCGATCATTCCCGATTACGTTTCAGGGGATTTGCCCGCCGCTCAGAAAAAGCGGGTAGACGAGCACATTCGCAGCTGTTCTGCCTGCCGGACGGCATTGGAACAGGAAAAGAAACTTGCGGCCGTGCTCGGGAAAAGCAAAGCGGCCGTGCCGGAGAGTTTTTTGCAGGAGAATCGCGAACGGCTTCATGCCCGCCTCTTACAGGCAAATCAAAAACGAAAACGAATTTCCGGCTCAGAAAAGCCCTTTTGGAGAATAAGATCCCTGACGATTTTATACCGGGTTGCGGCTGTTGCTGTGGTTTTTGTGGCGGGTGTCTGGTTGGGTACTCATCTGGGTACCTGGTTTGGTTGGTTTGGTTATCCCCCGCCATTGGAAACAACCGGCACGAGCCTATCAAGTGGAGGACTGCATCTGGCGAATTGGAATCCCCGGAAAGAAAGCGTGCGCATTTTAAATTTTGATCCGAAAACACAAACGGTTACCTTTGAGGTCGAGGAAAACCGCCGGTTAATTCTGAAAAAAAATGTGAACGATCCCCAGCTGCAGCAGATGGTGGCGTCTGTTCTTCGGCCTGCTTCACAGGATGGACAGCGGCTTCGGGCGATTCGCATTCTTAATCAAACCGGGAGGGTGCTTTCAAAAGAAAAAAATCTTTCGGAAGATGTTGTTCGTGCCATTTGCTGGGCCGCCAGAAGGGATGCCAATCCGGGTGTCCGGCTGAAGGCCATCCGTACACTGGGTCATCTCAGTGCGGATTCACTGGCCAAAGGGACATTGATGGCGATCCTTCAAAATGATTCGATCCCGGCCATTCGCTATGAGGCTCTAAATGCTCTGATCGGCGAGCCTTCGGACAATGTGGAACCCATTCTCAAAATGCTGGTCCGGGAGGATTCAAGCAGTGTGCTGCGCATGCGGGCGGAAAATGCCCTGCGAAAAATCGAGCGCAGAGAGTGAAAAGAATGAGCCGTGAATACGTGACTGATTATTTTTCATAGGTGTTGAAATTCTATTTCTTCCTAATTTTTACGAATAACGAGATGGAAAAGAAAGGATGGTTTTATGAGAAGAAAGGTCTCGGTAGAATTTGTCGCAGTTTCACTCATGCTTTTGTTCATGGTTACCCATGCCATGGCTCAGGAAAAACTTTATCGAAAGGGGCCTTATTTTATAGGCGAAATCACCAAGACCCTTTCTGCAGGGAGAGCGGGCATTCTGGACATTCGGAATAAAAAGGGGGACATCACCGTAAAGGGGTGGGATCAACCCAGGGTTCGCATTCAGCAGAAAGTTAAAATGGATGTGATAACGAAATCAGAAGCACAAAAGGGATTTGAATTGGTGAAAAATTCACTGCATGTGTCCGGGAAACGGATTCTTGTGGACGGGCAAGACTTCCGGTCGTGGATGCGGGTGGATTTTGTTGTGATGGTACCGAGGGCGTTTAATGTAAACCTGAGGACCAGCGGGGGGGATTTAATCCTTACGAGGCTGAAGGGGAGTGAAGAACTCACGACCAGCGGCGGTGATATTGAAATCCGTCATGCAGAGGGACAAATTCAAGCCAGAACGTCCGGAGGGGATATTTTGGTAAGAGAAGCCAAAGGGACGCTTGCGCTGGCAACCTCTGGCGGCGATTTGGAACTCAGCGCAATTACAGGGGTACTGAGTGCGTCGACCTCTGGCGGCGATATTCGTCTGAAAAACTGCGGGGACAGAATTGCGGTGGCAACTTCTGGCGGGGATATTCAAATCGTAAATACGCGGGGGTATATGAATGCACGAACCTCGGGCGGGAATATTGATGTGAGAGATGCCAATGGACCCTTGCACATCACGACGTCGGGCGGTGACATTCAGGCGGTCCGGGTCAGCGGAAATGTGACGGCCAAGACTTCCGGGGGCGACATCGGGATTGAGGATGTTTTAAAACGCGCAACGGCCATAACCTCCGGCGGGGATATTTCCTTGATGAATATAGGGGATGCGGTAGTTGCCAAAACCTCCGGAGGTGACATAGACATAAAAAATGCAGGGAGCTCCGTGAATGCAGTCACTTCCGGCGGGAATATCAGCGTTAATATGAACCCCCGCAATTTCAAAACCGATCACCATGCCAAAATCATTTCCTCCGGGGGCGATTTGGAGCTGAGTTTGCCTGCAAAGCTCCCGGCATCCATCCATGCCGTTATTCGGATTGAGCACAAATTGTTGCAATCCTATTCCATTACA is a window from the Calditrichota bacterium genome containing:
- a CDS encoding DUF4097 domain-containing protein, with the translated sequence MRRKVSVEFVAVSLMLLFMVTHAMAQEKLYRKGPYFIGEITKTLSAGRAGILDIRNKKGDITVKGWDQPRVRIQQKVKMDVITKSEAQKGFELVKNSLHVSGKRILVDGQDFRSWMRVDFVVMVPRAFNVNLRTSGGDLILTRLKGSEELTTSGGDIEIRHAEGQIQARTSGGDILVREAKGTLALATSGGDLELSAITGVLSASTSGGDIRLKNCGDRIAVATSGGDIQIVNTRGYMNARTSGGNIDVRDANGPLHITTSGGDIQAVRVSGNVTAKTSGGDIGIEDVLKRATAITSGGDISLMNIGDAVVAKTSGGDIDIKNAGSSVNAVTSGGNISVNMNPRNFKTDHHAKIISSGGDLELSLPAKLPASIHAVIRIEHKLLQSYSITSDFPLQIQKRDEKGWIKLIEATGDINGGGDKIELKTVNGNIVIKKR